A single region of the Labeo rohita strain BAU-BD-2019 chromosome 3, IGBB_LRoh.1.0, whole genome shotgun sequence genome encodes:
- the LOC127162979 gene encoding hemoglobin subunit beta-1-like, whose protein sequence is MVEWTDAERKAIKAVWGKINVDVTGAQALARCLIVYPWTQRYFGSFGSLSDPASILGNKKVAAHGKVVLNGLGKAVQNMDNIKSTYAPLSVLHSEKLHVDPDNFRLLGDCLTIVVASQLGRAFTPDIQAAWQKFLAVAVSALGKQYH, encoded by the exons ATGGTAGAGTGGACTGACGCCGAGCGCAAGGCCATTAAAGCCGTGTGGGGAAAAATAAATGTGGATGTGACTGGGGCCCAGGCTTTGGCAAG ATGTCTCATCGTGTACCCTTGGACTCAACGCTACTTTGGCTCCTTTGGGTCCCTGAGTGACCCAGCATCCATTTTGGGTAACAAAAAAGTGGCTGCTCACGGCAAAGTTGTACTGAACGGACTCGGAAAAGCGGTCCAGAACATGGATAATATCAAGAGCACCTATGCGCCCCTGAGCGTGTTGCACTCCGAAAAGCTTCACGTGGATCCGGACAACTTCAGG CTCCTTGGTGACTGCCTGACCATTGTTGTGGCTTCCCAGCTTGGTCGCGCCTTCACTCCGGACATTCAAGCAGCATGGCAGAAGTTTCTGGCAGTTGCAGTCTCTGCACTTGGAAAGCAGTACCATTAA
- the hbae3 gene encoding hemoglobin alpha embryonic-3 yields the protein MSLSAKDKLAVKTFFGKVASKAEDIGSEALARTLFVYPQTKTYFSHWADLNPGSPQVKKHGLTVMNGVLNAVELMDDLKGGLLSLSELHAFMLRVDPANFKIINHNLLVVLSMMFPDDFTAEVHVSVDKFLAQVSLALSEKYR from the exons ATGAGTCTTTCTGCAAAGGACAAGTTGGCGGTGAAGACCTTCTTCGGCAAGGTTGCTTCTAAGGCGGAGGACATTGGCAGCGAGGCTCTGGCCAG GACTCTGTTCGTGTACCCCCAGACGAAGACTTACTTCTCCCACTGGGCAGACCTGAACCCCGGCTCACCTCAGGTGAAAAAACATGGCCTGACCGTAATGAACGGTGTCCTCAATGCCGTCGAGCTGATGGATGATCTTAAGGGCGGTCTGCTCAGCCTCAGCGAGCTTCACGCCTTCATGCTTCGCGTGGACCCCGCCAACTTTAAG ATCATCAATCACAATCTCCTCGTTGTGCTCTCAATGATGTTTCCTGACGACTTCACTGCTGAGGTGCATGTTTCTGTGGACAAGTTCCTCGCTCAAGTCAGCCTGGCCCTGTCCGAGAAGTACCGATAA